In Erythrobacter sp. F6033, a single genomic region encodes these proteins:
- a CDS encoding chemotaxis protein CheA → MRAMDDLLTDFVAETREMLEASEGEIVAWEADPSDTARVDTIFRFVHTVKGNCGFFDFPRLAALSHAAEDALADCRAGRREPDAALVTAVLAIIDRIALMVDAIEAGEDFADGGDEALIAALGIDLGDEISVVEEISGHDPASATPENAAASDETVSAKRPEGTASVQRSIRLPVDLLDRVMSGVSDMVLARNDLGHRLRQAGTQPTIDGPFERLTTILSDVRDAITRMRMQRIETVFAALPRLVRDLSADLGKQVMVDLEGGDVELDREMVEMVRDPLTHIIRNAIDHGMETPSDRIKKGKREIGLLSIAARQSGNTISIVISDDGRGLVEDKIANKAVSTGLITAEQRAHMSREAILQLIFEPGFSTADEVSNVSGRGVGLDVVRENLQKVGGSIKVSSQPDVGTLFTLQIPLTLSIIAGLTVEVGDQRFAIPQSYVEEIIHSSAKALDFTRVGETALVTFRGQRVPCLMLAQVLGFDADDIAEGDHTMVLLRLASGDLFALAVDRIHTHGDLVVKPLAPAVMQSGYYAGSTLLDDGQPILLLDVTNIADEYGLVSDARSRVVQNAEEAETQTEKDVCRAMLFTDFDGRRCAVRLELVKRIETAPVSAIDRTSASTRAVIDNAILPLIGLPDGPFPSEKIRLLRLSDGDCELLHAVREIDDAVELTEKLKPVSDDPLIEAVTLVGDQTISLIDGHELFARHGEPPELTQKPLCRLPGSEWSRTILGPLVTSAGYDIADENSDPSNDGSEICIMLEEEYEAAAALEMPMPDSVIRLRDLPQEKPGEDTIYRYDREALVAALHKARASGGGR, encoded by the coding sequence ATGCGCGCCATGGATGACCTGCTGACGGACTTCGTCGCAGAAACACGTGAGATGCTGGAGGCCAGCGAGGGCGAAATTGTCGCCTGGGAAGCTGATCCTTCAGACACCGCACGCGTCGACACAATCTTCCGCTTTGTTCACACGGTAAAGGGCAATTGCGGCTTTTTCGATTTTCCGCGCCTTGCCGCGCTAAGCCACGCTGCGGAAGATGCGTTGGCCGATTGCCGCGCAGGCCGCCGCGAGCCGGATGCTGCTTTGGTAACCGCAGTTCTCGCAATCATTGATCGGATTGCATTGATGGTTGATGCCATCGAAGCAGGCGAGGATTTTGCCGATGGTGGTGATGAGGCTCTAATCGCCGCACTCGGCATAGATCTTGGTGATGAAATAAGCGTAGTCGAAGAAATCAGCGGACATGACCCTGCGAGCGCAACGCCAGAAAATGCTGCTGCATCGGATGAAACCGTCTCAGCGAAAAGGCCTGAAGGAACGGCATCTGTCCAGCGCAGCATCCGCTTACCAGTCGACCTGCTCGACCGGGTGATGAGCGGTGTGTCCGACATGGTTTTGGCCCGCAACGATCTCGGCCACCGACTTCGCCAGGCTGGCACTCAGCCAACAATTGACGGCCCTTTTGAGCGTCTGACTACTATCCTATCCGACGTTCGCGACGCGATTACCCGCATGCGGATGCAACGGATTGAAACCGTTTTCGCCGCCCTTCCCCGTCTTGTGCGCGACCTCTCTGCCGACCTTGGAAAACAGGTGATGGTCGATCTGGAAGGTGGTGATGTCGAGCTTGATCGCGAAATGGTCGAAATGGTGCGCGATCCGCTCACCCACATTATTCGCAATGCGATTGACCACGGGATGGAAACGCCATCCGATCGTATCAAAAAGGGTAAGCGCGAGATCGGATTGCTTTCGATCGCCGCGCGCCAGTCAGGCAACACAATCTCCATCGTCATCAGCGATGACGGTCGCGGGCTTGTCGAGGATAAAATCGCCAACAAGGCCGTGAGCACAGGTTTGATCACCGCAGAACAGCGCGCTCACATGAGCCGCGAGGCAATTCTTCAGCTGATCTTTGAGCCCGGTTTCTCTACCGCAGATGAAGTCAGCAACGTGTCTGGTCGCGGTGTGGGATTGGATGTCGTTCGCGAGAATCTTCAAAAAGTCGGCGGCAGCATTAAGGTTTCAAGCCAGCCAGACGTTGGCACGCTCTTCACGCTGCAAATCCCGCTGACCCTCAGCATCATCGCCGGCCTTACAGTCGAGGTCGGCGATCAACGCTTTGCCATTCCGCAAAGCTATGTCGAAGAAATCATCCATTCATCAGCCAAGGCGCTCGATTTCACCCGCGTTGGCGAAACTGCGTTGGTCACTTTCCGCGGACAGCGTGTGCCCTGCCTAATGCTGGCTCAAGTTCTGGGCTTTGACGCGGACGATATCGCCGAGGGCGATCACACAATGGTCTTGTTGCGGCTTGCTTCCGGCGATCTCTTCGCTCTCGCCGTTGACCGCATCCATACGCATGGTGATCTTGTGGTGAAACCACTTGCGCCTGCCGTCATGCAAAGCGGCTATTATGCCGGATCGACCTTGCTCGACGATGGCCAGCCAATTCTGCTGCTTGATGTCACCAATATTGCCGACGAATACGGACTAGTATCGGATGCGCGCAGCCGAGTGGTCCAAAACGCCGAAGAAGCCGAGACGCAGACCGAAAAAGACGTCTGCCGCGCGATGCTCTTCACTGATTTCGATGGGCGCCGCTGTGCCGTGCGTTTGGAACTAGTCAAACGGATCGAAACCGCGCCGGTTTCCGCAATTGATCGTACGTCCGCAAGCACGCGGGCAGTCATCGACAACGCAATACTTCCTTTGATCGGGCTACCCGATGGGCCGTTCCCGTCCGAGAAAATACGATTGCTCCGGCTGAGCGATGGCGACTGCGAATTGCTCCATGCCGTTCGCGAGATCGACGATGCCGTTGAACTGACTGAGAAACTGAAACCTGTTAGCGATGATCCGCTGATCGAAGCGGTCACCCTTGTTGGTGATCAAACAATCTCTTTGATTGACGGGCATGAGCTTTTCGCACGGCACGGCGAACCTCCTGAATTGACTCAAAAACCTCTTTGCCGCTTGCCCGGAAGCGAGTGGTCACGGACAATCCTCGGGCCGCTCGTGACATCAGCAGGGTATGATATCGCCGACGAAAACAGCGATCCAAGCAATGACGGCAGCGAAATCTGCATCATGCTTGAAGAAGAGTACGAAGCCGCTGCCGCGCTTGAAATGCCAATGCCTGACTCGGTCATTCGCCTACGCGATTTGCCACAAGAGAAACCGGGTGAAGACACGATCTACCGATACGATCGCGAAGCACTGGTCGCCGCCTTACACAAAGCCCGCGCTTCGGGAGGAGGTCGCTGA
- a CDS encoding chemotaxis protein CheW, which yields MTDLMVMAQIAGRRCALPAHDVQSVIELGKVTPVPQTPEFIAGITALRSQALTVIDCRLALGFPAIEWHTDSRAAVVSINGYSYALVIDAIEDITTSIGEPAQVTGGFGSEWSRVATGMIETSSGPALLIDLAELIAGPPSIVGDLSNAA from the coding sequence ATGACTGATTTGATGGTAATGGCCCAGATTGCTGGGCGTCGCTGCGCTCTCCCTGCGCATGATGTGCAATCGGTTATCGAGCTGGGAAAGGTTACCCCTGTTCCCCAGACACCGGAATTCATCGCGGGCATCACCGCGCTGCGCAGCCAAGCATTGACCGTGATTGATTGCCGACTTGCCTTGGGTTTCCCTGCGATTGAATGGCACACTGACTCGCGCGCAGCTGTCGTCTCGATCAACGGGTATTCTTATGCGCTGGTCATTGATGCAATTGAAGACATCACGACCAGCATTGGCGAACCAGCACAGGTTACCGGTGGCTTTGGTTCGGAATGGTCACGCGTGGCCACGGGCATGATTGAAACATCGTCCGGCCCCGCATTGTTGATCGATCTCGCGGAACTGATCGCTGGTCCACCATCAATTGTGGGTGATCTCTCAAACGCAGCTTAA
- a CDS encoding bifunctional diguanylate cyclase/phosphodiesterase — translation MLTPLAVLSIVTALIVLVVIASDQIAFASPAALLIAGLLVYAATLVLLGRNGFAHIEKLEEVIGHDGLSDLPNRRSLHSDIEQLSVKEGEVALALIDLDSFKQVNDHYGHAVGDLLITQCAELISDVCGDEANCYRLGGDEFAVVMGGQAAGTILEGMCRSLLQQLVTPIDIDGRDIQVGASIGLARCDNNNRLSSSEMLRRSDVAMYMSKRGGKMRCTWFNETFDQRREAVRELEGDLRKGLAEGEFELAYQPLVDANEGSIVAVEALLRWERQDGKKIGPNVFIPVAEESGIINPIGLWVLRKAVCDAMRWGNISLSVNISAAQLRNPEFPIKLGEILEETGYPAHQLELEVTETCLVLDPVVAERSLDVIRGFGVRISLDDFGTGYASIGFLRQFRFEKLKLDRSLVVQACEDEGSRAMMLSSIALAQALKMGVTAEGVETAEQADMVRLAGADQIQGWLYYKAMPAEEVDRLINQQNEAANPVEALKGGQAA, via the coding sequence GTGCTGACCCCACTTGCCGTCCTTTCGATTGTCACCGCACTCATCGTGCTTGTGGTGATTGCAAGCGACCAAATCGCTTTCGCCTCGCCGGCAGCTTTGCTCATCGCTGGTTTGCTCGTTTACGCCGCAACGCTCGTCCTTCTTGGTCGCAATGGCTTCGCCCATATCGAAAAATTGGAAGAGGTCATCGGCCACGATGGCCTCAGCGATTTGCCAAACCGCCGCAGCTTGCACAGTGATATTGAACAACTTTCCGTCAAAGAAGGCGAAGTCGCACTCGCGCTGATTGATCTGGACTCCTTCAAACAGGTCAACGATCACTACGGCCACGCGGTTGGCGATCTATTGATCACACAATGCGCTGAATTGATCAGCGATGTGTGCGGTGACGAAGCCAATTGCTATCGATTGGGCGGTGATGAATTTGCAGTTGTAATGGGCGGTCAAGCCGCTGGTACAATCCTTGAAGGGATGTGCCGTTCGTTGTTGCAACAGCTTGTCACACCAATCGACATTGATGGCCGCGACATCCAGGTTGGTGCCAGCATCGGCCTTGCTCGTTGTGATAACAACAATCGTTTGAGTTCATCGGAAATGCTCCGCCGAAGCGACGTTGCGATGTATATGTCAAAACGCGGCGGAAAAATGCGGTGCACGTGGTTCAACGAGACATTCGATCAACGCCGTGAAGCTGTTCGCGAGCTTGAAGGAGACCTTCGCAAAGGACTTGCCGAAGGTGAGTTCGAACTCGCTTATCAACCGCTTGTTGATGCGAACGAAGGAAGCATCGTCGCCGTTGAAGCTTTGCTCCGCTGGGAGCGTCAAGACGGCAAGAAAATCGGGCCCAATGTGTTCATTCCTGTCGCCGAGGAAAGCGGCATTATCAACCCGATCGGGCTCTGGGTGCTGCGCAAGGCGGTCTGCGATGCGATGCGTTGGGGCAATATCTCGCTGTCTGTGAACATCTCGGCAGCACAGCTGCGCAATCCAGAATTCCCAATCAAGCTCGGTGAGATTTTGGAAGAGACTGGCTATCCAGCGCACCAGTTGGAGCTTGAGGTGACTGAAACTTGCCTCGTGCTCGATCCGGTGGTTGCTGAGCGCAGTTTGGACGTGATCCGCGGCTTTGGCGTTCGCATTTCGCTGGATGACTTCGGCACCGGCTACGCATCAATCGGGTTCCTGCGTCAATTCCGGTTTGAGAAACTGAAACTGGATAGAAGTCTGGTTGTTCAGGCTTGCGAAGACGAAGGCAGCAGAGCGATGATGCTTTCCAGTATCGCACTCGCGCAAGCGCTAAAAATGGGCGTGACCGCTGAAGGTGTCGAAACGGCTGAACAAGCTGACATGGTTCGGCTCGCCGGTGCAGATCAAATTCAAGGGTGGCTCTACTACAAAGCCATGCCTGCTGAAGAGGTCGATCGATTGATCAATCAACAGAACGAGGCAGCGAATCCTGTCGAAGCATTAAAGGGGGGGCAGGCCGCATGA
- a CDS encoding class II aldolase/adducin family protein has protein sequence MATQLKPTIECSKEEWQARLDLAACYRIFDHLGWSESIYNHISLKVPGEEDTFLINPFGLLYDEVTASNLVKIDVEGNNVGPSQYMVNKAGFTQHAYFHKHLGDRADAICHVHTTATMAVCSHEDGLMPTNFYACNFQDQIGYHDFEGVTVREEEGERLVENLGDHTILMLRNHGPVVMDKSIQGMFVKMWALQRACEIQVATVGMGKPNVVPQEVVDVHQRDLSVMQAQGGAGVFDFEAWKRRIDRIDTTWRS, from the coding sequence ATGGCAACGCAGCTGAAACCGACAATCGAATGCAGCAAAGAAGAGTGGCAGGCGCGCCTTGATCTCGCCGCTTGTTACCGTATTTTCGATCATCTCGGCTGGTCGGAATCGATCTACAATCACATCTCTTTGAAGGTTCCGGGCGAGGAAGATACGTTCCTGATCAACCCGTTCGGCCTGCTGTATGACGAAGTGACCGCGTCGAACCTCGTGAAGATTGATGTCGAGGGCAACAATGTCGGCCCGTCGCAATATATGGTCAATAAAGCGGGCTTTACTCAGCACGCCTACTTCCACAAACATCTGGGTGACCGAGCAGATGCCATCTGTCACGTCCACACCACCGCAACGATGGCTGTATGCAGCCACGAAGACGGGCTGATGCCGACCAACTTCTATGCCTGCAATTTCCAGGACCAGATCGGCTATCACGATTTTGAAGGCGTGACCGTTCGCGAAGAAGAAGGCGAGCGTCTCGTCGAAAACCTTGGCGATCACACCATCCTGATGCTGCGCAATCACGGTCCAGTAGTGATGGACAAATCGATCCAAGGTATGTTCGTGAAAATGTGGGCGCTTCAGCGTGCTTGCGAAATTCAGGTTGCGACCGTTGGCATGGGTAAGCCCAATGTCGTTCCTCAGGAAGTCGTCGATGTGCATCAGCGTGACCTTTCTGTGATGCAGGCGCAGGGCGGGGCTGGCGTGTTTGATTTCGAAGCGTGGAAGCGCCGGATTGACCGGATCGACACGACCTGGCGCAGCTAA
- a CDS encoding (2Fe-2S)-binding protein, with amino-acid sequence MPRMTVNNRPVEFDLDADMPLLYALREAANLTGTKSCGGGDCVGACMVLVDGTALRSCRITLAEAEGRFITTIEGLSRDRSHPVQQAMVAEQAIQCGYCTPGIVIAAAGLLQRNPAPSKEEIETAITNLCRCGVYPRLVSAIQRAGRVMQRGESISAAPAPGISAEDAAASVPALRPLPAETEDGS; translated from the coding sequence ATGCCGCGCATGACCGTGAACAATCGCCCGGTCGAGTTTGATCTCGATGCCGATATGCCGCTGCTTTATGCGTTGCGCGAGGCTGCGAACCTTACGGGCACAAAAAGCTGCGGCGGCGGTGATTGTGTTGGCGCGTGCATGGTGCTGGTCGATGGCACCGCGCTGCGATCCTGTCGGATCACACTGGCCGAGGCCGAAGGGCGCTTCATAACCACGATTGAAGGTTTGAGCCGCGACCGTTCGCATCCCGTGCAGCAGGCGATGGTGGCCGAACAAGCTATCCAGTGCGGTTATTGCACGCCGGGGATTGTGATCGCAGCGGCTGGCTTGCTTCAGCGCAATCCTGCGCCTTCCAAAGAAGAGATCGAAACTGCGATCACCAATCTGTGCCGCTGCGGTGTTTATCCGCGTCTCGTGAGCGCAATCCAGCGCGCAGGGCGCGTTATGCAGCGCGGCGAAAGTATCAGTGCTGCTCCTGCTCCCGGAATCAGCGCAGAGGACGCTGCGGCGAGTGTGCCCGCTTTGCGTCCTCTGCCCGCTGAAACCGAAGACGGTTCCTAG
- a CDS encoding response regulator: MKTCLIVDDSRVIRKVSRHILETLGFEVSEAENGQAGLDACDASMPDVVLLDWNMPVMTGIEFIVQLRQRPGGDAPKVVFCTTENDVAHIREAIQAGADEYVMKPFDHETLQIKLQLVGFS; encoded by the coding sequence ATGAAAACTTGCCTGATAGTCGACGATTCGCGGGTCATCCGGAAAGTTTCGAGACATATTCTCGAGACCCTCGGCTTTGAAGTTTCTGAAGCTGAGAACGGTCAAGCGGGTCTTGATGCTTGTGATGCAAGCATGCCCGATGTTGTTCTGCTCGACTGGAACATGCCTGTCATGACCGGTATCGAATTTATCGTTCAACTGCGCCAGCGCCCGGGCGGTGATGCACCAAAAGTCGTATTCTGCACGACTGAAAACGACGTTGCCCATATTCGTGAAGCAATTCAGGCCGGTGCAGACGAATATGTCATGAAGCCGTTCGATCACGAGACTTTGCAGATTAAGCTACAGTTGGTTGGCTTCTCTTGA
- a CDS encoding MATE family efflux transporter translates to MSDDNTAPDNSSAKLVRGSITGHLIGQTLPAIVGVAAIMSIGLVDAYFIGQLGSDALAAISFIFPISVALSSLGVGVMVGINSVVARALGEGDDDKAAQRANFGIVFAVGSGVVMGLALYALLNPIFALMNAPDNLLPLIRLYMEPYALGFPLILAIMGLNGVLRGQGEARKTSTVSISYAAANWVLDPILITGAFGFEGFGITGAAYATIIGWMVGIAVALILTRSAAIQIDLGKLRGSSLVDPAKAIMSVGLPAAMSNAINPIGLSILTALVALEGEAAVAGFGAAGRLQSFATVPLLALSGSIGAIVGQNWGAKEYGRAREAAMYAGGFCIIWGLGIAVAMVAGGEWFADLFSEDPEVIAEFALYLQIAAWGYAGFGLLIVANGILNSVDRARYALGQSALRVFLVMLPVAILLQGSWGSEAIYTAELAANLFGGLTAVILIYYILYRRAPE, encoded by the coding sequence ATGAGCGATGACAACACTGCCCCCGACAACTCATCGGCAAAGCTCGTTCGGGGAAGCATCACCGGACATCTGATTGGCCAAACTTTGCCCGCGATTGTGGGCGTGGCTGCAATCATGTCGATCGGCCTCGTCGATGCTTATTTCATCGGACAACTTGGAAGCGATGCACTAGCAGCGATTTCATTCATCTTTCCGATCTCGGTTGCTCTTTCCAGCCTAGGCGTTGGCGTTATGGTCGGCATCAACTCGGTCGTCGCGCGGGCTCTTGGTGAAGGCGATGACGATAAAGCCGCGCAGCGCGCCAATTTCGGGATCGTGTTTGCTGTCGGCAGCGGGGTCGTGATGGGCCTTGCGCTTTATGCCCTGCTCAATCCGATCTTCGCGCTTATGAATGCGCCAGACAATCTATTGCCTCTTATACGGCTTTACATGGAGCCATACGCGCTTGGCTTTCCGCTGATCCTTGCGATCATGGGTCTGAACGGCGTGCTGCGCGGGCAAGGGGAAGCGCGCAAGACCAGCACCGTTTCGATCAGCTATGCTGCCGCTAATTGGGTACTAGACCCGATCCTAATCACCGGCGCGTTCGGATTTGAAGGTTTCGGTATAACAGGCGCTGCCTATGCTACTATCATAGGCTGGATGGTCGGTATTGCGGTCGCTCTAATTCTGACCCGCTCGGCAGCCATCCAGATTGATCTCGGCAAACTTCGAGGAAGCAGCCTTGTCGATCCGGCAAAAGCAATCATGAGCGTCGGTCTGCCCGCTGCCATGTCCAATGCGATCAATCCCATCGGGCTTTCAATCCTCACAGCACTTGTTGCGCTCGAAGGCGAAGCCGCCGTCGCCGGGTTCGGTGCTGCTGGCCGCCTGCAAAGTTTCGCAACCGTCCCGCTGCTCGCCTTGTCCGGCTCTATCGGAGCGATCGTGGGCCAGAATTGGGGCGCGAAGGAGTACGGTCGCGCCCGCGAGGCCGCGATGTATGCTGGCGGTTTTTGCATCATCTGGGGCCTTGGCATCGCCGTGGCCATGGTCGCCGGCGGAGAATGGTTTGCCGACCTATTCAGCGAAGATCCCGAAGTGATCGCAGAATTTGCGCTCTATTTGCAAATTGCTGCCTGGGGATATGCCGGGTTTGGCCTTTTGATCGTAGCCAACGGCATCCTGAATTCGGTCGACCGGGCCAGATATGCACTGGGCCAGTCCGCTTTGCGTGTATTCTTGGTGATGCTGCCAGTGGCAATTTTGCTCCAAGGCAGTTGGGGCAGCGAGGCGATCTACACCGCTGAACTCGCGGCGAACCTGTTTGGCGGGCTGACTGCCGTCATTCTGATCTACTACATTTTGTATAGGCGCGCGCCGGAATGA
- the cheB gene encoding chemotaxis-specific protein-glutamate methyltransferase CheB translates to MIVDDSLTVRTIFKRMVESDPAMSIAGTASSAERAIAQLKNTPADVILLDLEMPGMGGLEALPALLETSGGAQVLVVSSLTDDGAEATVTALSMGAAETMLKPRPGGFNEDYRSQLLGKIRALGGTAAEASGSESEDKTSAAKGAHAPRGKKPEVLAIGASTGGIHALNLMLRQMTPDFDLPILITQHLPASFVPVFARQVEVACGRKTVIAENGAEIRRGEVMIATGHGHMIVRKIGDRLVTKTSADPARSGCMPSVDPMLSSLTHACGGRVLAIILSGMGRDGLEGANELASQGGTIYAQNAETSAVWGMPGAVTKAGLVSLTGSPEELGEAIMSFAPATVSR, encoded by the coding sequence ATGATCGTGGACGATTCGCTCACCGTACGCACCATCTTCAAGCGCATGGTCGAAAGCGATCCGGCAATGAGCATTGCTGGAACAGCCAGCAGCGCCGAACGGGCAATTGCCCAGCTTAAGAATACCCCCGCCGACGTTATCCTCCTTGATCTCGAAATGCCCGGTATGGGCGGACTAGAAGCTCTACCGGCGCTCCTTGAGACATCAGGCGGCGCGCAGGTTCTTGTCGTGTCTTCCCTGACCGATGATGGTGCAGAAGCGACCGTAACCGCGCTTTCCATGGGTGCGGCCGAAACTATGTTGAAGCCACGTCCCGGCGGGTTCAACGAGGATTATCGCTCGCAGCTTCTCGGTAAAATTCGCGCGCTGGGTGGAACAGCAGCAGAAGCATCAGGCTCTGAATCCGAAGACAAAACCTCCGCTGCAAAGGGTGCACATGCTCCGCGTGGCAAGAAACCCGAAGTCCTCGCCATTGGTGCGTCGACTGGTGGCATCCACGCCCTCAATCTGATGCTGCGGCAGATGACGCCCGACTTTGACCTGCCGATCCTGATCACACAGCATTTGCCCGCGTCTTTCGTGCCTGTCTTCGCCCGCCAGGTCGAGGTCGCTTGCGGCCGCAAGACCGTGATTGCCGAGAATGGCGCCGAAATCCGCCGAGGCGAAGTCATGATTGCAACTGGTCATGGTCATATGATCGTGCGGAAGATTGGCGATCGTCTGGTCACAAAGACATCTGCGGATCCCGCGCGGAGCGGTTGTATGCCGTCGGTAGATCCAATGTTGTCCAGCCTCACACACGCCTGCGGTGGCCGTGTGCTTGCAATTATCCTTTCGGGCATGGGCAGAGACGGATTGGAGGGGGCAAACGAACTGGCCAGTCAAGGGGGCACCATCTACGCGCAGAATGCCGAAACCAGCGCGGTATGGGGTATGCCCGGAGCTGTAACAAAAGCAGGATTGGTCAGCTTGACAGGTTCGCCCGAAGAGCTTGGCGAAGCCATCATGTCTTTTGCACCGGCAACGGTTTCCAGATGA
- a CDS encoding protein-glutamate O-methyltransferase CheR, whose product MEVSQASYQIIADLLEARTGQHLTESRRWRVGTALSGVFREHGITNVDQLVCLLDLPMRSPGKPDLSQQVVEALLNNETYFFRDKPTFDQLPENILPEIAERRKDTKRISIWCAGCSTGQEVHSLAMLFVDSADRWKDWTIEILGTDVSHRVINAARNGVYSQFEVQRGLGIAQMLRHFEETSQGWQVHEATRALSRFQQHNLLSEPPSRHRFDLILCRNVLLYFDQAMRERAFSRLSSALADDGVLMLGAGETVVGQTTAFRPLPKRASMYTVERASARIPHTAVS is encoded by the coding sequence ATGGAAGTCAGTCAGGCATCATATCAGATCATCGCGGACCTCTTGGAGGCGCGCACCGGACAGCATTTGACCGAGAGCCGTCGATGGCGCGTAGGCACGGCATTGTCCGGTGTATTTCGCGAACATGGTATCACGAACGTGGATCAGCTTGTCTGTCTGCTGGATTTACCAATGCGAAGTCCAGGCAAACCGGACCTGTCGCAGCAAGTCGTAGAAGCTTTGCTGAATAACGAGACCTATTTCTTCCGCGACAAACCAACCTTTGACCAGCTTCCAGAAAACATCTTACCGGAGATCGCCGAGCGCCGGAAAGACACGAAACGCATTTCAATCTGGTGCGCGGGCTGCTCAACCGGACAAGAAGTTCATTCGCTTGCCATGCTCTTTGTGGATTCAGCAGACCGCTGGAAAGACTGGACGATTGAAATTCTGGGCACCGATGTCTCGCACCGAGTCATCAACGCCGCACGCAATGGTGTCTATAGCCAGTTCGAAGTTCAACGCGGCCTCGGGATTGCTCAGATGCTGCGTCACTTCGAAGAAACAAGCCAAGGTTGGCAAGTCCACGAAGCAACCCGGGCTCTATCGCGTTTTCAACAGCACAACTTACTATCGGAACCGCCATCACGTCATCGTTTTGACCTGATCTTATGCCGCAACGTTCTGTTGTACTTTGATCAAGCAATGCGCGAACGGGCGTTTTCCAGACTCTCAAGCGCGTTGGCAGATGACGGGGTCTTGATGCTTGGCGCGGGCGAAACGGTAGTAGGCCAAACAACGGCATTCAGGCCGCTGCCCAAGCGGGCGAGCATGTACACAGTTGAACGAGCCTCCGCTCGCATCCCACACACAGCAGTTTCTTAA